The sequence ctttcagcttcagccctctcttcagcccaccacttactctcttcagcccgccacctctcctcccagtcattttgtgctttcctgcactctgacgttgtctgcctccacgcattcgtctgtgctctgtcagtgtgggaggacagcatgagctcagagaacatttcatcgtgagagcgtttttttcgccttctaatcttcgctagcctctgggaaggagaagatcctgtgatccttgaaacacatgcagctggtggagaaaaaaagagggacagtggtattttaaaagacacattttatagaacaatgggtacactctttcacagtaaaccttgctgttaacattacatacatagtagcacatgtgctttcgttccaaggtcgcattttgcctccccccagcgtgtggctagcccctcccccctccccacggctaacagtggggaacacttctgttcagccacaggcaaacagcccagcaggaacgggcacctctgaatgtccccttaagaaaagcaccctatttcaaccaggtgaccatgaatgatatcactctcctgaggataacacagagagataaagaacggatgttgtttgaacgccagcaaacatacactgcaatgctttgttctacaatgattccccagtatgtgctactggcctggagtggtaaagtgtcctaccatggtggacagaataaggctgccctccccagaaaccttttgcaaaggctttgggagtatatccaggagagccacgaatgccagggcaaatcaatcattaaacatgcttgtttttaaaccatgtatagtattttaaaaggtacactcaccagagatcccttctccgcctggcgggtccgggaggcagccttgggtgggttcgggggggactggctccaggtccagggtgagaaacagttcctggctgtcgggaaaactggtttctccgcttgcttgctgtgaactatctacaacctcatcatcatcatcttcctcgtccccaaaacctgcttccgtgttgcctccatcaccattgaaggagtcaaacaacacggctggggtagtggtggctgaaccccctaaaatggcatgcagctcatcatagaagcggcatgtctggggctcggacccggagcggccgtttgcctctctggttttctggtaggcttgcctctgctccttaagtttcaagcggcactgcttcgggtccctgttatggcctctgtccttcatgccctgggagattttgacaaatgttttggcatttcgaaaactggaacggagttctgatagcacggattcctctccccatacagcgatcagatcctgtacctcccattcggtccatgctggagctcttttgcaattctgggactccatcatggtcacctctgctgatgagctctgcatggtcacctctcctaatgaactctgcatggtcacctgcagcttgctatgctggccaaacaggaaattgaaattcaaaagttcgcaggccttttcctgtctacctggccagtgcacctgagttgagagtgctgtccagagcggtcacaatggagcactctgggatagctcccggaggccaataccgtctaattgcgtccacagtaccccaaatttgactcagcaaggccgatttcagcgctaatccccttgtcgggggtggagtaaggaaatcgattttaagagccctttaagtcgaaaaaagggcttcgtcgtgtggatgggtgcagggttaaatcgatttaacgctgctaaattcaacctcaactcctagtgtagaccagggcatagtaCAGAtgcagcctcagtttcccctagtaTAAAACTGGGACAGTATTGCTCTCTTGTCTCACCAGGGCATGGTGAGGATTTCAGTGAGAGGatcctggttttcagaagagctAAGCTTGCACAACTTCAGCTGAGATTGATGGGAGATTCATTCAGGCCCTACTACTCTGTTGAGAATAGATCCTTTCTGggcgtagtatctgagcacctgcacATTAGAATGAGTAAAGCTGGGAAGAGGAAAGGTGCTATGCAAAGGCTTAAAATCAATGCTATTATCTCACCACCTCATCTAAGATTGTCGTAAGTTCCTCCCCCCCTTCACAAAACTTCCCCGAACAGGTAAGACGGGAACAATTTTTCCTTTGCAGAGCGGTATGGGTTTGATTCCAATCAGATTAGACTCCTACCTTCACCCAGCCCAGCCCTAAACCCTACAGATCAGCCAATTTGATAAGGGGGGAGGGATGGACGGGGAGGGCTAGAAGCAAAAACCGTATTTAGATAAGCCAAAAGATGGCAGGAGCTGGGTTGgcttatttaaatacatttggtTGGCTAACCAGGCCCATGCATCTTGGGGGATGAACACCAACAACTGAAGGGGATCGTGCAGGGTGGCAGAACTAGGAGAAATCTGGGGAGGAAACAGCTCCTGCAGGGAAGATTCATCAGGCTGTggacctcagggaaggggtgccAGTCCCATCACCTGGATCATTGCCAACTGGACTAGACAAGACACTGGAGAGCAGAGTGCAACCACCAGCCCATCCCCTTCATTCAcagcagccctgctgctggggtggtACAAGGCCTCTCCAGGGACTGGGTGCAGTGGCACGCACACTGCAAGTTTGGAAGAAACGGCTGCAGGAGCTTGTCAGCACTAGCACCGGGTAGGTTCTCAACAAGGCCTCTCCCAGGGCCTGGTAAGAGGAATGCTTGTCCTCAGGCCTTCCCACTGGCAAAGGGGAGAATGCAGAGGTTGCTCCATGGCTCTCTCGCTCTGCCTCACCCACTCAGACGGGATGCGACACTGCCAGGCAAACGGACGGGAGAAGAAACCTATTCACAGGGCTCCAGGAGGAGGGGAAGCCTTGTGAGACCCTGCACTTCcctagcacctttcatcagaTCTCTGTACAAAGGTTAAGGCACTGTCACCGCAGCCCTGGTGGAAGGGAAATATTAGTCTCCTCTTTagcagatgggggaaactgaggcacatgacAACACCAAGTCTACAGTCTGAAACGTGCCCAGGGATTTGGGGTGCTCCACTTGAGACACACCAGGCCAGCCTGTCCAAAGAGCTCAgcccccagcatctcccacatGCTGAGTGGTCTGGTTTGCAAATCTGCCCTAGGAGCCTAAATGTgagctgaactcttttgaaaatctggcctagaCAACCTGGCGTTCAGAGTAGAGGCCAACAGGAATTGGAGATCCTCACTGCCTCTGAAGATCAGTCCCTTGGTGTCTCAAAATGGGCCTCCAAAAACAGAGGCATTCAAAGTTAGTGGCCACTCTTCAAAATTGAGGCCAGGGTCTAAcaggccaaactcccactgattttgagGGGAGCTTCCCCCGTAGACAGGACTGCGTAAGGCTGCAGGACTGAGCTCAATGCAGTAAAAACACATCTGCAAttgctgaggaggctgtggaTTGGGCCCCGCCCTAGCACTGTAACCAGAGCAGCATCCGCCCATCTCCACATCCTTCACAAACACTCACCCGAAACGTGATGGTGGTGACAGACAAATCACGGCACGCACATTACATCCAGCCGGATGCAGCCAACGCTGATAGCACATTTATCAGTGACTGGGGCTATTCATCAGAATGGGGCAGCAACGATCCAAGGCAGCCTAGTCAAATCTGAAGACGCACAGAAATCCCTAAGCCAGGCAGAAAGTGTCTGTCTGAGTCACACGTGTGACAGAAATGCCAAGGGTGGCTCAtcaactggagaaaaaaaaagaaaaggttctaaAGTTCAAATAACACGTTGAGAAAAGCCCCAAGAATCCGTAGCTCATGAGCCACCAAGAGGGAGAGCAAACAATGTCTGTTCCCTGGTCATCAAAGCGCCAGAGTCCAAGGGGacggatcctgcaaggtgctgagagcaTGCAGAAAAATGCCAAGCATCCTCAATTCCCACCAGCTTCAACAGGGTCTGAAGGCACTCAGCGCCTGGCAGGATCCGGGCTTAAATGACGGCTTAGATCGGCAGGAGAAGATGTCATGTTGAAACCATATGTTGCTATGAAATTAACTAGAACAAATTCCCTTTGATTGCCTACGGAATGAAACGGCAAAACCGAACCGGAtggaaactgaaaataaaagcCTGCTAGAAAAGGGAACTGAAATCCCCAAATGACTGAGTTCAGTGCTGGGAAACAGGCCTCTAAAAAAGGGAACCTCAGATAGCCAAAAGAGAACTAAGAGAAGCCCAGGTCGATGCAATGAGCGTGCTGCCAAGAGAAACACCAAAAATAAATGAAGCTACTGGGAACGGAGCTGAACCTCAGCTGCAAACCCCAGGGGataagtaagggcttgtctacacttaaaacactacagtggcacagctgtagcacttcagtgtagacactacttcCGCTGACAGCAGGGATTGGCCTGTTgacataggtaatccacctccccgagaggcagtacctaggtcaacggaagaattcttgcATTGACCTAGTGCTGCGTACACCAggacttaggtcggcttaacaaCGCTGCTCAGAGGTTTCACACCCCGACCAACGTCGTTAACCCGACCTACTTTTCTAGCGCAGACCAGTCCTCAGACAACAACCATATAGTTATCGCAGATCAGAGGGGGATCTTGAGAGCATATGGCAGACTCTGCATTCATTACGTCCTCCTTGTTCCCCAAGGAAGGACAGGTGACAGCAACTCCCAGTGCGCTCCCCCAGGGTTTCCATCAGGGCAGGGCAGCTTTCGAATTCACCAGCAGTCGGCTGTGCCAAGAAACTGCCTAACTGTTCTGACAAGAGCCCTTGGCTCTTTCGGCGGAGCTGCCCCATGCCAGCCTCCCTACAGCAGGGGGATTGGGGCTGCTTTGGCCTGCCACAATTCCCCCCTTGAGTGGACTTTCTGCCCTACGTGCTACACCTGCAGGAGCCACTCTACACCCCTGGCTGAATCCGGCCTTCCGTCTACGCCTACCCCCAGGtttcttgggagacaagccaccACAAGCAATCCGTTCCTTCTATTGGCTTCAGATTGCTGGTTGGGAAACATTCGTTCCTACAAGAAGGGAAAGAGTACTACAAGTTAAATGCCTGAATGCAGATCAGGCCAGACAAGTTTTATCAAGTACCAGGCTGAACAAGCCAAAACATATTGCCATCCACCCAGGAACAAACAAACTCGCCCAGCCGGGAGATCTGATAAAAGCAGTGGGACAGCTGGCAACACTAACTGCAAGGCAGTACCTGTCAGTGCAGAGATAGCCTTATCTCCTCAGCTGCCAAGATGGGACATGCATCCCCATCTACTACACAACAGCAGTGCAAGGCCTGTGGAGGCCTGTTCTCTGTTCCTGAGCCTGCATGTAGCCTCTTAGTACAGCACAGGGGCATCTCTATGACTCACTGCATCGTGTTAAAACAAGGGAGTGAATAGTCACTGAACAGCTCCATGGTACCAGCTCCCTGTGGATCAGGGACCAGAAATTACTAAAACATGCTGCCATCTAATCTGGACACAGACTAAATTACATCAGATTACTCCGCTGCAGTAACAGAGCACAGTGGCTACGGTAGATTGAAACAGCAGAGGGAGCGCTTGCTGTACCAGCCaaagggcagggggaaaggaggggcAGCGCCAGGGGGCGGGCCCTCTGTTTttagcaggggagggggttgtgcTGCTCCACTGGCACTCCCCTCATTTTAACCCCTGCCACAGCACCACCAAGGAAAGGCCCCAGTGGGAAGAAACAAAGCACAAGCTGTTGGGAAAGGAATAAACAGCCCCTGGGCTACTTAGATGGTAAGCtcgttggggcagggaccatctctttgtgttgtgtttgcacagagcctggcacagtggggtcctgggccaaggctggggctcctaggtgataCAGATAAGAAATCAGAACAGGAAGCGTACAGACTGAAATGATTTCTAGGCTGTGCCAGCATCGCCCGAAGTACAGTATGGTGTCATGGAGATTTTCTGGCATGAGGGTTTAATTGGCACAGAGactgtgttcgtacagcaccttgcacaacggGGTGCAGGCTAGGAGTGGGGCTGCTAGGCACcatggcaatacaaataaataatcatattaatcatgggccagatccttctcGGCTGTGAACCAGTGTGGCTCCACTGATAGCAGCAGAGTTATGGTGCTTTACcccagctgcagatctggcccAACAGTTGTGGCTAGGGAGGATTTATAGTTTGTCATGCTCTTGGGGATCCCCAGCTTTAGGTGTCACCTGAGATATAAACCAACAGATTCCATCACTCTCACCCCCACCTCACGGGGGGCACCCCACTACTCACAGCGTCATAGGgcttaaggccaaaagggaccaccagatcatctagtgcGACCTCCTGTAAATCATggaccaccaacaccacccagcacccgcacactagACACAACAATTATTCACCTATCCCTGCTCACACAGAGCGACCCTTTTTGGGGATTGCTAGGGCAGGTAGGAACAGACACCCCCATGTCACAGCTCCCCTGGGAGCAGCTGAAGGAATAGCAGCTTGCTTGCTGGGAAATACAAAGGGCTTCTAGTTCTGATTGGGCCAGCTGCCGGAGAGCCTACGCAGGAAACACCATGCACATGGACACACAAACTACAGTTGCCCCAGAAGGCCTCCGCAGGAGATTCACTCAAAGTCCTGCCTGGGAGGTGGATGGGGTCTAGGATTAATATGGCCCACAACAGTTCTCCAAAGGCAGGAAGCTGGGGGCCACCGAAGCCCACCTGGAGAGAAGCGTGCACCTATGCAGGTACATTTCAGGTCTCTCCTCCTTTAAGGcttctctgcctttttttttttttttttttgtgccccACGCCCAGCTCTCTTGCATcccccagctgctgggctgcTTCCTCTTCAGCCAGCAGCCACACCCCCGCTTTCCCTCAGCAGCAGGCAGCCGGGGCTGCAGCTGGCAGCGTGTGGCAAATGGAAGGGGGCGAGGCTCTAGTGCAGCCAGGATAGATAGTGCCGGCAGCAATGGAAgagcctcctccagctgcttccCACTCCTGACTTAGGCCAGGCCTGAAGTTTCTCAGGGAGCCTCGGGCAGGATAGCAGGTACGGGGTTTTCAGCTGGGGCCGAGGACCGCCAGTCAAACTCAAACTCGCCCTGTATCAGATGCACAGCTGAGACCATATTCGAGCAATGGGGCATTTAGAGGCGGTAACTCCTAGGACCTCCCTTAGCTCCATGTTAAAGCCAGACTGCATAGGTCTGACTTTCCAAGCTCCCCAGACGGCTGTGGGACTAAGCATCCCCACGAGTAGCTCTGCTATTTCACACTTGATTGCTACCGCGACCTGCAGAGGTATTTACCATCCAGCCCCGGTGAGTCACTGCACTTGGTTGTCTTATGCTGCTCCGTAACTTCCACCTTGGAGGTTGTACTCTGTGCTAGGGCCAGACTTTGATCATGGAATATGCTTTTTCAATAGgaattcccccccacaccctccccccatCATCCTTTATGGTAAAAATGGATAGCAATAAATCAAAGAAATGTATTTAACCTCTCTTCTACTTCCCCCGCTcctccaacccctccctcccctctctggcAGTGGCAGGGATGAAAGCCATGACTCAAGCCATCTGGTTTCTAACAGAGAATCCATTTCACCTTTTCAATAGCCTCCCTCTGCCTTTATCATTTGCAGTGGGCACTTCACCAGCAGAGCATTTGTCCCAACTGGGGcctccaatcctgcaagctgctccgtGCTTCAGCAACTTCAATGAGGCTCCCCTGGCAGGATCCGGGCCTGGCTTTGTACACAGGATTTCTGCTCTTAAAAGAGGCTCACTTAGCCCTCGTAAACACCTGCCCTTCTCCGCTTAACCTGACAAGAGTTTCACCCTCCCCGTTTCGTTTCTGGTTTAGAGGAACACAACCCATCCCTGCTCCTCAGTCTCCAGGCCGAGTCTGTGATCTGGGCTTTCAACAAGTCTCCTTGCTGTACTCTTCAGCCTGTTACTGTCTCTTTGTCGCCATGTTAAAGTCTTCCATCCTTCGTAAAGCTCACTAACTCCCGCCCCTCTGCAAGAGCAAATTCAATTGTCCTCTTTCCCACTGTATGCACCATCTTCTCCTAGAGTACGTGGctgagaggcagaaagaggggcaCTGACGGGGATTCTTCAAAGGCACCAGGGGACCCCTTGGGCGGATGACTCGGCGGGAGGGTTTGCACAGGAGAGGGGGAGAGCAGATGCTGATGTTCACCTCCAAAGGCCCATAACATTCATTTCCTCTGCTTCCCTGTCTCTCTGGCCCATCTGCTGCTAGGATACTACTCTGAAAAGGTTTTCAATCCagagatctgaaagcactttaagAAAGGCGGTAAGTGTAATTATCCCATCTAGGCACAGAGACGGGAAatggcttgcccaaagtcacccagcaggacagtagcagctcctgattcccagtccagttccCTAGCTACTCAGCAGACTCATGCTAGCATGACTGCAGCATGGTTTCCCTGATCACAAGGGACCCATCATCCTACAGTAAAAAGGAACCTGCTGCATTAAGAATTTACAGTGTGGAAAAAAAGGGACTGGACAGCTTGTGAACATGCTCCTTATTGCACATCAGTCCCCTAGGAGCTGCTGACAGAAACTCCTATTAGACTAAAGGGGAAAAGCCTGAAACCTTCAAGTCGGTCGCTGGCTCTTAAATAGCAACCCTCCACGGGGAAAAGCATTGAAAactcttccagaggtgggggacaGCCGAGGTCAGGGAATAGTGGGGCTTCAAATCCAGAAGACTGTGTAAGACCCATGGGCAGAGGTATGTCAGAAGAGGAGATGCTGGCTCTGTTTCAAGGGAAAGTGGCAGCGGCAACTCAGCCAGAAATCAAGGAACTGTCTGCTGCA is a genomic window of Natator depressus isolate rNatDep1 chromosome 1, rNatDep2.hap1, whole genome shotgun sequence containing:
- the LOC141988291 gene encoding uncharacterized protein LOC141988291; translated protein: MQSSLGEVTMQSSSAEVTMMESQNCKRAPAWTEWEVQDLIAVWGEESVLSELRSSFRNAKTFVKISQGMKDRGHNRDPKQCRLKLKEQRQAYQKTREANGRSGSEPQTCRFYDELHAILGGSATTTPAVLFDSFNGDGGNTEAGFGDEEDDDDEVVDSSQQASGETSFPDSQELFLTLDLEPVPPEPTQGCLPDPPGGEGISAACVSRITGSSPSQRLAKIRRRKKRSHDEMFSELMLSSHTDRAQTNAWRQTTSECRKAQNDWEERWRAEESKWWAEERAEAERWRQRDERRQDSMLRLLEDQTNMLQHMVELQERQQEHRPPLQPLCNQPPSSPNSVASSPRRPRTRCAELQPHILLKAWLIFARRVWLLVTVSHSGMPFSGDSSVTHLHNPRKNQNKIIMCWDFFWGLRVDPPPT